From a region of the Primulina eburnea isolate SZY01 chromosome 7, ASM2296580v1, whole genome shotgun sequence genome:
- the LOC140837482 gene encoding uncharacterized protein has protein sequence MEAPVPISSHINTCIFSEANDARCFLEEFSLSEQRILMSIYRYPCMKALTSQTMAQSYNKQIKPFKHALSLIKEFHAADSDQNGSINAQELEKIRGLPLTKVANIRATLRRNGELSISKFLDLCVDKFGPSDEFGKALKSAISRMNSGRDALTGEDLRNAMVGEGIQFSSSDSEELVASITNFGTQAVISFKDLELVVNALV, from the exons ATGGAGGCACCTGTACCAATCTCCTCACACATCAATACTTGTATTTTCTCTGAAGCTAATGATGCCCG GTGTTTTCTCGAAGAATTTTCGTTATCTGAACAACGGATTCTTATGTCTATATATAGATATCCGTGCATGAAAGCTCTTACATCGCAAACCATGGCTCAGTCCTACAACAAACAAATCAAGCCGTTCAAGCATGCCTTAAGTCTCATCAAAGAATTCCATGCTGCCGATTCCGACCAGAATGGATCTATCAATGCTCAAGAACTTGAAAAAATCAGAGGATTACCTCTGACGAAAGTGGCGAATATCAGGGCCACATTGCGCAGAAACGGGGAACTAAGCATCTCAAAGTTTCTTGATCTGTGCGTTGACAAATTCGGGCCTAGTGATGAATTTGGAAAAGCACTTAAAAGTGCTATATCGCGTATGAACTCGGGAAGGGATGCTTTGACAGGGGAAGACCTGCGTAACGCTATGGTCGGAGAAGGGATTCAGTTCTCTTCCTCTGATTCTGAAGAACTCGTGGCATCGATTACTAATTTTGGGACTCAAGCTGTTataagtttcaaggatttggaacTTGTGGTGAATGCCCTTGTTTGA
- the LOC140837481 gene encoding uncharacterized protein — translation MGYIYEAMDRAKEAIALAFNNNEEKYQKIFEIIDKRWTDQLHKPLHAAGYFLNQEFFYTNPEIEKDAEVMKGLYECVEKMCEDVDVQDKITYQLSKYKNADGLFGGSMAIRHRNKLSPAEWWLAYGSTTPQLQDFAVRILSLTCSASGCERNWSMFQHLHSKRRKRLAQKRLNDLVFIKYNRALKRRYDLRDKIDPISLDDIDDSMNG, via the exons ATGGGGTATATATACGAGGCTATGGATCGAGCTAAGGAGGCTATTGCTTTGGCTTTCAACAACAATGAAGAGAAGTACCAAAAGATTTTTGAAATCATTGATAAAAGGTGGACGGATCAGCTTCATAAGCCTTTGCATGCAGCTGGTTACTTTTTGAACCAGGAATTCTTTTATACGAATCCAGAGATAGAAAAAGATGCTGAAGTTATGAAGGGGTTGTACGAGTGTGTTGAAAAGATGTGTGAAGATGTTGACGTTCAAGATAAAATCACATATCAACtctcaaaatataaaaatgcTGATGGGCTTTTTGGCGGTTCTATGGCTATTAGACATAGAAATAAATTATCACCAG CTGAATGGTGGTTGGCTTATGGTTCTACGACCCCACAATTGCAAGATTTTGCTGTTAGAATTCTCAGCCTTACGTGCAGTGCTTCTGGTTGTGAGCGGAACTGGAGTATGTTTCAGCAT CTTCATTCGAAAAGAAGAAAGAGGTTGGCGCAGAAGCGTTTGAATGATCTAGTCTTCATTAAATATAACAGGGCATTGAAACGTCGATATGATTTGCGCGACAAAATTGATCCTATTTCATTGGATGATATCGATGATAGCATGAATGGTTGA
- the LOC140837483 gene encoding probable calcium-binding protein CML29 produces the protein MAQSILTEIESLTHALRLLEAFHAFDSDNDGSIDAQELNGIMGSLGYNLSGQDINDMMQKGDTNKDGLLNISEFLDLNVQNLGFGDFGSALKSGLQELKLKEDDLVSGEELCEVIENVGIELSLDDCEDIVASIGGDGHGTISFQDLELIVNALV, from the coding sequence ATGGCTCAATCCATCCTCACCGAAATCGAGTCACTAACGCACGCCTTAAGGCTCTTAGAAGCCTTCCATGCCTTCGACTCAGATAACGACGGTTCGATCGACGCTCAAGAGCTAAACGGGATCATGGGATCACTTGGGTACAACCTAAGTGGACAAGATATCAATGACATGATGCAGAAGGGAGACACAAACAAAGATGGGCTACTGAATATATCGGAGTTTCTTGATTTGAACGTGCAAAACTTGGGTTTCGGTGATTTCGGAAGTGCACTGAAAAGTGGTTTGCAAGAACTGAAGTTGAAAGAGGATGATTTGGtgtcaggggaagagctgtgtGAAGTCATAGAGAATGTGGGGATTGAATTGTCTTTGGATGATTGTGAAGATATTGTGGCATCAATAGGTGGAGATGGGCATGGGACAATAAGTTTTCAAGATTTGGAATTGATTGTGAATGCACTTGTTTGA
- the LOC140837480 gene encoding mitogen-activated protein kinase homolog MMK1-like: MEGGAQPGDAVMSEAQLPPPTPPIDHIPATLSHGGRFIQYNIFGNIFEVTSKYKPPIMPIGKGAYGIVCSAWNSETNEHVAIKKVANAFDNKIDGKRTLREIKLLRHMDHENVVAIRDIIPPSQRKSFNDVYIAYELMDTDLHQIIRSNQGLSEEHCQYFLYQILRGLKYIHSANVLHRDLKPSNLLLNANCDLKICDFGLARVTSETDFMTEYVVTRWYRPPELLLNSSDYTAAIDVWSVGCIFVELMDRKPLFPGRDHVHQLRLLLELIGTPSESEMGCLNENAKRYIQQLPPYHRQSFTEKFSHVHPLAIDLVEKMLTFDPRQRITVEDALAHPYLNSLHDISDEPICTTPFTFDFEQHALTEEQMKELIYMEALAFNPEYRRV, from the exons ATGGAGGGCGGTGCTCAGCCGGGGGACGCCGTGATGTCGGAGGCGCAGTTACCTCCTCCGACGCCGCCGATCGATCATATTCCGGCGACTCTGAGCCACGGAGGAAGATTTATCCAATACAACATCTTCGGCAACATCTTCGAGGTCACATCCAAGTATAAACCCCCAATCATGCCCATCGGTAAAGGCGCATACGGCATCGTCTG CTCGGCATGGAATTCGGAGACTAATGAGCATGTGGCTATTAAGAAGGTGGCTAATGCCTTCGACAATAAAATTGATGGGAAGAGGACGCTGCGTGAGATAAAGCTGCTTCGTCATATGGATCATGAAAAC GTGGTTGCTATCAGAGATATAATTCCACCCTCTCAGAGGAAGTCATTTAACGATGTGTACATTGCGTATGAACTTATGGACACCGATCTCCATCAAATTATCCGTTCTAATCAAGGGTTGTCAGAGGAGCATTGCCAG TATTTCTTGTATCAAATCCTCCGTGGGTTGAAATACATTCATTCAGCAAATGTTCTGCACAGGGATTTGAAGCCTAGCAATCTTCTCCTGAATGCAAATTGTGACCtgaagatatgtgattttggacTGGCACGTGTCACATCCGAAACAGATTTTATGACTGAATATGTTGTGACAAGGTGGTATCGGCCTCCTGAACTCTTGCTAAACTCGTCTGATTATACTGCAGCTATTGATGTATGGTCGGTGGGCTGCATTTTCGTGGAATTAATGGATCGTAAGCCCTTATTTCCTGGTAGAGATCACGTTCATCAGTTACGGCTACTTTTGGAG TTGATCGGTACCCCATCAGAATCTGAAATGGGTTGTCTGAATGAAAATGCTAAAAGATACATCCAGCAACTCCCTCCTTATCATCGTCAATCATTTACCGAAAAGTTTTCTCATGTCCACCCTCTCGCTATCGATCTTGTTGAGAAGATGCTGACATTCGATCCTAGACAAAGGATTACAG TTGAAGATGCATTGGCTCATCCATATCTGAACTCATTGCATGATATAAGTGATGAGCCTATTTGCACGACACCTTTTACCTTCGACTTTGAGCAGCATGCTCTGACCGAGGAACAGATGAAGGAGCTGATTTACATGGAGGCTCTTGCATTCAATCCCGAATATCGACGTGTGTGA